A DNA window from Helianthus annuus cultivar XRQ/B chromosome 15, HanXRQr2.0-SUNRISE, whole genome shotgun sequence contains the following coding sequences:
- the LOC110914073 gene encoding F-box/kelch-repeat protein At3g23880 has translation MTDLLVDTIVFEILTRVTTKDVGRSKSVCKEWYVLLSRQDFLRVHCSHSLISSNQQVHLIDDLTCSVHPIVFQSYDYGLSSIATFLFDHQNNDVSILSHLNGLLCVYLNHTYELLLWNLTTTAFKRLSTLDSHGFYRNNLDVVGLYIDADDDYKVLHIKPRCGVLGVYVYSREVDYWRNIPFITRQEYLSPHFDWPAGTFSGGTLYFTVCECWFGGRNVVICFNVNSEQFKEIGFPPVPSTGMVHGVLVNVKK, from the coding sequence ATGACTGACCTTCTTGTTGATACAATCGTGTTTGAGATATTAACGAGGGTGACAACGAAGGATGTAGGCCGTTCTAAGAGTGTTTGTAAGGAATGGTATGTGTTACTGTCAAGACAAGATTTTCTAAGGGTACATTGTTCTCACTCATTAATTTCATCTAACCAGCAAGTTCACTTAATTGACGACCTAACATGCTCTGTTCATCCAATCGTCTTTCAATCCTATGATTATGGGCTAAGCTCCATAGCTACATTTCTATTCGATCACCAAAATAATGATGTCTCAATACTTTCACATTTGAATGGATTGTTGTGTGTTTACTTGAATCATACATACGAGTTGCTTCTTTGGAATCTAACAACTACTGCTTTCAAGCGTTTATCAACACTTGATTCTCATGGATTCTATAGAAATAATCTTGATGTCGTTGGTTTGTACATTGACGCTGATGATGATTACAAGGTCTTGCATATAAAGCCTAGGTGTGGTGTACTTGGTGTCTATGTTTATTCTAGGGAAGTAGACTATTGGAGAAATATTCCTTTCATAACAAGACAAGAGTACCTAAGCCCCCATTTCGATTGGCCAGCTGGCACATTTAGTGGTGGTACTCTATATTTCACTGTTTGCGAATGTTGGTTTGGAGGTAGAAATGTGGTGATTTGTTTTAATGTTAACTCGGAGCAGTTCAAGGAGATAGGCTTTCCACCCGTTCCTTCTACAGGAATGGTTCATGGAGTTTTAGTGAATGTAAAAAAATGA
- the LOC110914074 gene encoding uncharacterized protein LOC110914074: MGKNINEFDLPNITDDVNLHDAGYRELQEEYGIVLEPEHSSAKDSLNPNQKNVFDEIMMHVDNDLPRVFFIDGPGGTGKTFLYNALLAEIRSRHVVLLFSQQLKQVLQLIICQEDEASMAKRQAIEAVGCTLQDIIGVSLPFGGKIMVMGSDFRQVLSVITRGTRAQIVDSGLGMSPLWSLTKKMWLTINMIWFSEFLLRVGNGTEEPIEGNYIRIPNDMTIQCNNIKISIK; encoded by the exons ATGGGTAAAAATATCAATGAATTCGACCTTCCTAACATAACAGACGATGTTAACTTACATGATGCAGGTTATCGTGAGTTACAAGAGGAGTATGGGATTGTTTTGGAACCTGAACACTCGAGTGCCAAAGATTCACTTAATCCAAACCAAAAAAACGTGTTTGATGAGATCATGATGCATGTTGATAATGATCTTCCACGCGTCTTCTTTATTGATGGCCCAGGTGGAACTGGAAAAACATTTTTATACAATGCCTTGCTTGCTGAAATTCGGTCACGTCACGTGGTCTTATTGTTCTCGCAACAGCTTAAACAGGTGTTGCAGCTAATAATATGCCAGGAG GATGAAGCGTCGATGGCTAAACGACAGGCGATAGAGGCAGTCGGTTGTACATTGCAAGACATTATAGGTGTTAGTCTCCCATTTGGTGGGAAGATAATGGTTATGGGAAGTGACTTCAGACAGGTGTTGTCGGTTATTACACGTGGCACTCGAGCACAAATTGTAGACTCCGGTCTAGGAATGTCACCTCTTTGGTCTTTGACTAAAAAGATGTGGTTGACCATAAATATGATATGGTTTTCTGAATTTCTTTTAAGAGTCGGCAATGGAACTGAAGAACCAATCGAAGGAAACTATATCCGCATACCCAATGACATGACAATTCAGTGCAACAAtataaaaatttctataaaataa
- the LOC110912264 gene encoding probable LRR receptor-like serine/threonine-protein kinase At5g10290 isoform X1: MKLVFVLLVLGNLCLVAPDAQGDALFELRTSLKASPDQLTDWNQNQVNPCTWSKVTCDPNNYVLSVSMSFMGFTGTLSPRIQALSKLTILSLQGNQITGGIPEDYGNLTSLTMLDLENNHLTGPIPSSLGNLKNLQFLILSQNNLEGPIPDSLSSLPNLTSILLGSNNLSGQIPDHLFQVSKYNFTGNKLNCGVNNTHPCTSGSEDASKKSKAGILIGVIAGVLVLLLLGCLMLFLWRGRHKGYKREVFVDVPGEVDRRIAFGQLKRFAWRELQVATDNFSERNVLGQGGFGKVYKGVLGDNTKVAVKRLTDYESPGGDAAFQREVEMISVAVHRNLLRLIGFCTTPTERLLVYPYMHNLSVAYRLRELKPGEAVLDWATRKRVALGTARGLEYLHEHCNPKIIHRDVKAANVLLDEDFEAVVGDFGLAKLVDIRKTNVTTQVRGTMGHIAPEYLSTGKSSERTDIFGYGIMLLEIVTGQRAIDFSRLEEEDDVLLLDHVKKLEREKRLDAIVDRNLNKRYNMEEVEMMIKVALLCTQGSPEDRPAMSEVVRMLEGEGLAERWEEWQNVEVTRRQEYDRLQRRFDWGEDSIYNQDAIELSGGR; the protein is encoded by the exons ATGAAGCTAGTTTTCGTACTTCTTGTGTTGGGAAATTTGTGTTTAGTTGCGCCGGATGCCCAAG gagATGCTCTCTTTGAACTGAGAACTTCACTTAAGGCTTCACCCGATCAGCTCACAGACTGGAACCAGAATCAAGTGAATCCATGCACTTGGTCTAAAGTTACGTGTGATCCCAATAACTATGTTTTGTCCGT ATCTATGTCTTTCATGGGATTCACAGGAACTTTGTCACCAAGAATACAAGCTCTTTCAAAACTTACCATACT TTCTTTGCAAGGGAATCAAATAACAGGGGGGATACCTGAAGACTACGGGAACCTGACTAGCTtgacgatgttggatctcgaaaATAATCATTTAACTGGACCGATACCGTCTTCACTGGGAAATTTAAAAAATCTACAATTTTT GATATTGAGCCAAAACAATCTCGAAGGGCCTATCCCAGACTCACTATCAAGTCTACCGAACTTGACTAGCAT TTTACTTGGTTCCAACAACCTGAGTGGTCAAATACCTGATCATTTATTTCAGGTCTCTAAATACAA CTTTACAGGGAACAAATTGAACTGTGGCGTTAATAATACCCACCCTTGCACGTCTGGTTCCGAAG ATGCTTCGAAGAAGTCAAAGGCAGGGATTTTAATCGGGGTGATTGCCGGAGTCCTCGTTCTTCTTTTGCTTGGATGCTTGATGTTGTTTTTGTGGAGGGGTAGGCACAAAGGCTACAAGCGTGAAGTCTTCGTTGACGTGCCAG GGGAAGTTGACCGAAGAATAGCGTTTGGTCAACTGAAGCGTTTTGCATGGAGGGAACTACAGGTTGCTACAGATAACTTCAGTGAGAGAAATGTGCTCGGACAAGGTGGCTTCGGGAAGGTTTATAAAGGAGTTCTCGGGGACAACACAAAAGTCGCAGTGAAACGGTTAACCGATTACGAGAGTCCAGGTGGCGATGCAGCATTCCAACGTGAAGTAGAGATGATAAGTGTTGCTGTACATAGGAATCTCTTACGTCTCATCGGCTTTTGCACCACACCCACCGAACGTTTGTTGGTCTACCCTTACATGCACAACTTAAGTGTCGCCTATCGCCTAAGAG AACTTAAACCTGGAGAGGCGGTTTTGGACTGGGCCACAAGGAAGCGGGTGGCTTTAGGGACCGCGCGTGGACTCGAATATCTTCACGAACATTGCAACCCGAAAATTATTCATAGGGACGTTAAGGCGGCTAATGTATTGCTTGATGAAGATTTTGAAGCTGTTGTAGGTGACTTTGGGTTAGCGAAGTTGGTCGATATCAGAAAGACTAATGTGACAACCCAAGTTCGTGGGACAATGGGTCACATAGCTCCGGAATATCTGTCTACGGGAAAGTCATCAGAGAGGACTGATATTTTCGGATATGGGATCATGCTTCTAGAAATTGTGACCGGACAACGGGCCATAGATTTTTCACGCCTTGAAGAAGAAGACGATGTCTTGCTTCTTGACCAT GTGAAAAAACTCGAAAGGGAGAAACGGTTGGATGCTATTGTGGACCGCAATCTGAATAAGAGGTACAACATGGAAGAAGTGGAGATGATGATTAAAGTAGCATTATTATGTACACAAGGGTCACCGGAGGACCGACCCGCGATGTCAGAGGTGGTGCGAATGCTTGAAGGTGAAGGTCTTGCCGAACGCTGGGAAGAATGGCAGAATGTCGAAGTTACGCGTAGGCAAGAGTATGATCGCTTGCAAAGACGATTCGACTGGGGTGAAGACTCTATTTACAATCAAGATGCTATTGAGTTATCTGGTGGGAGATAA
- the LOC110912264 gene encoding probable LRR receptor-like serine/threonine-protein kinase At5g10290 isoform X2: protein MSFMGFTGTLSPRIQALSKLTILSLQGNQITGGIPEDYGNLTSLTMLDLENNHLTGPIPSSLGNLKNLQFLILSQNNLEGPIPDSLSSLPNLTSILLGSNNLSGQIPDHLFQVSKYNFTGNKLNCGVNNTHPCTSGSEDASKKSKAGILIGVIAGVLVLLLLGCLMLFLWRGRHKGYKREVFVDVPGEVDRRIAFGQLKRFAWRELQVATDNFSERNVLGQGGFGKVYKGVLGDNTKVAVKRLTDYESPGGDAAFQREVEMISVAVHRNLLRLIGFCTTPTERLLVYPYMHNLSVAYRLRELKPGEAVLDWATRKRVALGTARGLEYLHEHCNPKIIHRDVKAANVLLDEDFEAVVGDFGLAKLVDIRKTNVTTQVRGTMGHIAPEYLSTGKSSERTDIFGYGIMLLEIVTGQRAIDFSRLEEEDDVLLLDHVKKLEREKRLDAIVDRNLNKRYNMEEVEMMIKVALLCTQGSPEDRPAMSEVVRMLEGEGLAERWEEWQNVEVTRRQEYDRLQRRFDWGEDSIYNQDAIELSGGR, encoded by the exons ATGTCTTTCATGGGATTCACAGGAACTTTGTCACCAAGAATACAAGCTCTTTCAAAACTTACCATACT TTCTTTGCAAGGGAATCAAATAACAGGGGGGATACCTGAAGACTACGGGAACCTGACTAGCTtgacgatgttggatctcgaaaATAATCATTTAACTGGACCGATACCGTCTTCACTGGGAAATTTAAAAAATCTACAATTTTT GATATTGAGCCAAAACAATCTCGAAGGGCCTATCCCAGACTCACTATCAAGTCTACCGAACTTGACTAGCAT TTTACTTGGTTCCAACAACCTGAGTGGTCAAATACCTGATCATTTATTTCAGGTCTCTAAATACAA CTTTACAGGGAACAAATTGAACTGTGGCGTTAATAATACCCACCCTTGCACGTCTGGTTCCGAAG ATGCTTCGAAGAAGTCAAAGGCAGGGATTTTAATCGGGGTGATTGCCGGAGTCCTCGTTCTTCTTTTGCTTGGATGCTTGATGTTGTTTTTGTGGAGGGGTAGGCACAAAGGCTACAAGCGTGAAGTCTTCGTTGACGTGCCAG GGGAAGTTGACCGAAGAATAGCGTTTGGTCAACTGAAGCGTTTTGCATGGAGGGAACTACAGGTTGCTACAGATAACTTCAGTGAGAGAAATGTGCTCGGACAAGGTGGCTTCGGGAAGGTTTATAAAGGAGTTCTCGGGGACAACACAAAAGTCGCAGTGAAACGGTTAACCGATTACGAGAGTCCAGGTGGCGATGCAGCATTCCAACGTGAAGTAGAGATGATAAGTGTTGCTGTACATAGGAATCTCTTACGTCTCATCGGCTTTTGCACCACACCCACCGAACGTTTGTTGGTCTACCCTTACATGCACAACTTAAGTGTCGCCTATCGCCTAAGAG AACTTAAACCTGGAGAGGCGGTTTTGGACTGGGCCACAAGGAAGCGGGTGGCTTTAGGGACCGCGCGTGGACTCGAATATCTTCACGAACATTGCAACCCGAAAATTATTCATAGGGACGTTAAGGCGGCTAATGTATTGCTTGATGAAGATTTTGAAGCTGTTGTAGGTGACTTTGGGTTAGCGAAGTTGGTCGATATCAGAAAGACTAATGTGACAACCCAAGTTCGTGGGACAATGGGTCACATAGCTCCGGAATATCTGTCTACGGGAAAGTCATCAGAGAGGACTGATATTTTCGGATATGGGATCATGCTTCTAGAAATTGTGACCGGACAACGGGCCATAGATTTTTCACGCCTTGAAGAAGAAGACGATGTCTTGCTTCTTGACCAT GTGAAAAAACTCGAAAGGGAGAAACGGTTGGATGCTATTGTGGACCGCAATCTGAATAAGAGGTACAACATGGAAGAAGTGGAGATGATGATTAAAGTAGCATTATTATGTACACAAGGGTCACCGGAGGACCGACCCGCGATGTCAGAGGTGGTGCGAATGCTTGAAGGTGAAGGTCTTGCCGAACGCTGGGAAGAATGGCAGAATGTCGAAGTTACGCGTAGGCAAGAGTATGATCGCTTGCAAAGACGATTCGACTGGGGTGAAGACTCTATTTACAATCAAGATGCTATTGAGTTATCTGGTGGGAGATAA